A genomic region of Chelmon rostratus isolate fCheRos1 chromosome 8, fCheRos1.pri, whole genome shotgun sequence contains the following coding sequences:
- the LOC121610224 gene encoding casein kinase II subunit alpha-like — MSGPVPSRSRVYPDVNTQRPREYWDYESHVVEWGNQDDYQLVRKLGRGKYSEVFEAINITNNEKVVVKILKPVKKKKIKREIKILENLRGGPNIISLLDIVKDPVSRTPALVFEHVNNTDFKQLYQTLSDFDIRFYMYEILKALDYCHSMGIMHRDVKPHNVMIDHEHRKLRLIDWGLAEFYHPNQEYNVRVASRYFKGPELLVDYQMYDYSLDMWSLGCMLASMIFRKEPFFHGHDNYDQLVRIAKVLGTEDLYDYIDKYNIELDPRFNDILGRHSRKRWERFVHSENQHLVSTEALDFLDKLLRYDHQARLTAREAMDHPYFYPIVKDQGRGATPGGMAASSTPVSSSSMMAGITSMSSSQPLANIAGSPVISAPNTLATQVPAATGAQP, encoded by the exons ATGTCTGGCCCTGTTCCAAGCCGCTCTCGAGTTTACcctgatgtaaacacacagagacctCGGGAATACTGGGACTATGAGTCCCATGTTGTTGAATGGGG GAACCAGGACGACTATCAGCTAGTCAGAAAACTAGGGAGAGGCAAATATAGTGAAGTGTTTGAAGCcataaacatcacaaacaatgaaaaagtgGTCGTCAAAATACTGAAG CCGgtcaagaaaaagaaaatcaagagagaaataaagatcCTGGAAAATCTGAGGGGTGGCCCAAATATCATCTCACTGTTAGATATCGTCAAGGATCCTGTG tccCGAACCCCAGCTTTGGTCTTTGAACATGTGAACAACACAGATTTCAAG CAATTGTATCAAACCCTATCTGACTTTGACATACGGTTCTACATGTACGAAATCTTAAAG GCCCTGGATTATTGCCACAGTATGGGCATTATGCACAGAGATGTCAAGCCACACAATGTAATGATTGATCATGAACACAGAAAG CTCCGCCTAATCGATTGGGGTTTGGCAGAATTCTACCACCCAAACCAGGAGTACAACGTGAGAGTGGCATCAAGGTACTTCAAAGGACCTGAACTGCTGGTAGACTACCAG ATGTATGACTACAGCTTGGACATGTGGAGTTTGGGTTGCATGCTCGCCAGCATGATCTTCAGAAAGGAACCCTTCTTTCACGGTCATGACAACTACGATCAG CTCGTGCGAATCGCGAAAGTACTTGGCACCGAGGACCTGTACGACTACATTGACAAGTACAACATTGAATTGGATCCACGGTTCAATGACATTCTCGGAAG ACACTCCCGCAAAAGGTGGGAGAGGTTTGTGCACAGTGAGAACCAGCACCTGGTCAGCACAGAGGCTCTAGACTTCCTGGACAAACTGCTGCGCTATGACCATCAAGCCCGCCTCACAGCCAGAGAGGCCATGGATCATCCCTACTtct ATCCCATCGTCAAAGATCAGGGAAGAGGGGCCACTCCTGGAGGGATGGCTGCCAGCTCTACACCAGTCAGCTCCTCAAGTATGATGGCCG GCATCACCTCAATGTCCTCCTCGCAGCCACTGGCTAACATTGCTGGATCACCTGTCATCTCTGCTCCCAACACTCTGGCCACACAAGTCCCTGCAGCCACCGGGGCTCAACCCTGA